One Streptomyces mobaraensis NBRC 13819 = DSM 40847 DNA segment encodes these proteins:
- a CDS encoding acyl-CoA dehydrogenase family protein, translating into MSSTHEVLNQAPPLTGFTTADDPALLEALRRDGGGRGEEEVRALGVRAGSEEVQEWARQAEAYPPVLRTHDRYGHRVDEVEFHPAWHHLMAAAVESGQHAAPWADGRPGAHLIRAAKFYVWAQAEPGHGCPISMTNAAVPALRAQPDLAAVYEPLLASPVYDYGLRPPLGKRGLIAGMSMTEKQGGSDVRANTTTAVPAGDGTYVITGHKWFTSAPMSDVFLVLAQAEQGLTCFLMPRVLPDGTRNAMRLQRLKDKLGNRSNASSEIEYEQAVAWPVGEPGRGVRTIVEMVNMTRLDCVIGSAAGMRAGLRQALHHTTYRRAFGAELIGQPLMRNVLADLAVESEAATALAMRLATALDRSEAGDEAERALRRLALAAGKYWVCKRGSAHAAEALECLGGNGYVEESGMPRLYREAPLLSIWEGSGNVAALDVLRALTREPQALDAYFAEIDAAAGADSRLDAATARLRTLLTTLDDPHRAQLTARRLAEHLTLVLQGSLLVRHSTPAMADAFCASRLAGDWGGAFGTLPPGADLGGVLERAVVKDAG; encoded by the coding sequence ATGAGCAGCACGCACGAGGTTCTCAACCAGGCCCCGCCCCTGACCGGCTTCACCACCGCCGACGACCCCGCGCTGCTGGAGGCCCTCCGCCGGGACGGCGGCGGCCGGGGCGAGGAGGAGGTCCGCGCTCTGGGGGTGCGGGCCGGTTCGGAGGAGGTGCAGGAGTGGGCGCGGCAGGCCGAGGCGTACCCGCCGGTGCTGCGCACCCACGACCGGTACGGCCACCGGGTGGACGAGGTGGAGTTCCACCCGGCGTGGCACCACCTGATGGCGGCGGCCGTGGAGAGCGGCCAGCACGCGGCGCCCTGGGCGGACGGCCGCCCGGGGGCGCACCTGATCCGCGCCGCCAAGTTCTACGTCTGGGCGCAGGCCGAGCCCGGCCACGGCTGTCCGATCTCCATGACCAACGCCGCCGTCCCCGCCCTGCGCGCCCAGCCCGACCTGGCCGCCGTGTACGAGCCGCTGCTGGCGTCGCCGGTGTACGACTACGGGCTGCGGCCGCCGCTGGGCAAGCGCGGCCTGATCGCCGGCATGTCGATGACCGAGAAGCAGGGCGGCTCGGACGTCCGGGCCAACACCACCACGGCCGTCCCGGCGGGCGACGGCACGTACGTGATCACCGGGCACAAGTGGTTCACCTCCGCCCCGATGAGCGACGTCTTCCTGGTCCTGGCCCAGGCCGAGCAGGGCCTGACCTGCTTCCTCATGCCGCGCGTCCTGCCCGACGGCACCCGCAACGCGATGCGTCTGCAACGGCTGAAGGACAAGCTCGGCAACCGCTCCAACGCCTCCTCCGAGATCGAGTACGAGCAGGCCGTCGCCTGGCCCGTGGGCGAGCCGGGGCGCGGCGTCCGCACGATCGTCGAGATGGTCAACATGACCCGGCTCGACTGCGTCATCGGCTCGGCCGCCGGCATGCGCGCCGGGCTGCGGCAGGCCCTGCACCACACCACGTACCGCCGGGCCTTCGGCGCCGAGCTGATCGGCCAGCCGCTGATGCGCAACGTCCTGGCGGACCTCGCCGTCGAGTCGGAGGCGGCCACGGCCCTGGCGATGCGCCTGGCGACGGCCCTGGACCGGTCGGAGGCCGGGGACGAGGCGGAACGCGCCCTGCGCCGGCTCGCGCTGGCGGCCGGCAAGTACTGGGTGTGCAAACGCGGCAGCGCACACGCGGCGGAGGCACTGGAGTGCCTCGGCGGCAACGGCTACGTCGAGGAGTCGGGCATGCCCCGCCTCTACCGCGAGGCGCCGCTGCTCTCCATCTGGGAGGGCTCCGGCAACGTCGCCGCCCTGGACGTCCTGCGCGCGCTCACCCGCGAACCCCAGGCGCTGGACGCCTACTTCGCCGAAATCGACGCCGCCGCCGGCGCGGACTCCCGCCTCGACGCCGCCACCGCCCGCCTGCGCACCCTGCTCACCACCCTCGACGACCCCCACCGCGCCCAACTCACCGCCCGCCGCCTCGCGGAACACCTCACCCTCGTCCTCCAGGGCAGCCTCCTCGTCCGCCACTCCACCCCCGCCATGGCCGACGCCTTCTGCGCCTCCCGCCTGGCCGGCGACTGGGGCGGCGCCTTCGGCACCCTCCCCCCGGGCGCGGACCTGGGCGGGGTACTGGAACGGGCGGTGGTGAAGGACGCGGGGTAG
- a CDS encoding response regulator transcription factor, which translates to MSRVLLIEDDRAVREGVTLTLRRRGHEVEAAATGEAGLAALGAFRPDLILLDLMLPDVSGFEVCRRIRATQQLPIIMLTARGDDIDVVLGLEAGADDYIVKPARGEVLEARIRAVLRRAAPADGGPEAAARPAEVHGDLVVDRAGLVVTKHGKDLALAPSEMKLLLHLSATPGRVHSRQQLLEHVWEHSYHGDARLVDACVMRLRTKVEDSTRSPRYIQTVRGFGYRFGPL; encoded by the coding sequence ATGTCACGCGTGCTTCTGATCGAGGACGACCGAGCGGTACGGGAAGGGGTCACCCTCACCCTGCGCCGTCGCGGCCACGAGGTCGAGGCCGCGGCGACCGGTGAGGCCGGGCTCGCCGCGCTCGGCGCCTTCCGGCCCGACCTGATCCTGCTCGACCTGATGCTCCCCGACGTCAGCGGCTTCGAGGTCTGCCGCCGGATACGCGCCACCCAGCAGCTCCCGATCATCATGCTCACCGCCCGCGGCGACGACATCGACGTCGTCCTCGGCCTGGAGGCGGGCGCCGACGACTACATCGTCAAGCCCGCCCGCGGCGAGGTCCTGGAGGCCCGCATCCGCGCGGTCCTCCGCCGCGCCGCTCCCGCCGACGGCGGTCCCGAGGCCGCCGCCCGGCCCGCCGAGGTCCACGGCGACCTGGTCGTCGACCGCGCCGGCCTGGTCGTCACCAAGCACGGCAAGGACCTCGCGCTCGCCCCCTCCGAGATGAAGCTGCTGCTCCACCTCTCCGCCACCCCCGGCCGCGTCCACAGCCGCCAGCAGCTCCTGGAGCACGTCTGGGAGCACAGCTACCACGGCGACGCCCGGCTGGTGGACGCCTGTGTGATGCGGCTGCGCACCAAGGTCGAGGACTCCACGCGCTCGCCCCGCTACATCCAGACCGTGCGCGGCTTCGGCTACCGGTTCGGCCCGTTGTGA
- a CDS encoding ATP-binding protein, which yields MRRFGARRPDDRRRPAGARKPALRTLARGLRARLVVAFLLVAALSALATAALTFREARTAILQRTQDTAVNALRGQVNSQAPDLSYPPGTAGLAKFAANLNRAGEAAQHWVVHVRYGDGPMVPSLRPGEDAAIGTGVRKKVQAGIAAVQRVETEGRPWLVIGLPVTFSNNTKPSGVEVFARVPLREDEANVQALVDAAQSGALPAVALAVVPALIAAGGVLRPVRELRRGAQRITEGALDTRLKVTGRDELAELSRTFNGMAAALEENVAELRRMEANARRFAADVSHELRTPLAAMTAVVDVLDEDAATLDPDTAHAVRLISEETGKLARMVEDLMEISRFDAGAAALHLDEVDVAETVRKTLQARNWQDEVEADLPDGVRARLDTRRIDVVVANLVGNALRHGGAPVHVAVRADRTAERLLIEVADQGPGIDPEVLPHVFDRFYKADAARVRSEGSGLGLAITLENVRLHHGTIRAANRPGGGAVFTVDLPLRTGGDEE from the coding sequence GTGAGACGTTTCGGCGCGCGCCGGCCGGACGATCGGCGGCGCCCCGCCGGGGCGCGCAAGCCCGCCCTGCGCACCCTCGCCCGCGGCCTGCGCGCCCGGCTCGTGGTCGCGTTCCTGCTCGTCGCCGCGTTGAGCGCGCTGGCCACCGCGGCGCTCACCTTCCGCGAGGCGCGCACCGCGATCCTCCAGCGCACCCAGGACACCGCCGTCAACGCCCTGCGCGGCCAGGTCAACTCCCAGGCCCCCGACCTGTCGTACCCGCCCGGTACGGCGGGTCTCGCCAAGTTCGCGGCGAACCTCAACCGGGCCGGCGAGGCCGCCCAGCACTGGGTCGTGCACGTCCGCTACGGCGACGGGCCCATGGTCCCGTCCCTCCGCCCCGGCGAGGACGCCGCCATCGGCACCGGCGTGCGCAAGAAGGTCCAGGCCGGGATCGCCGCCGTGCAGCGCGTCGAGACCGAGGGACGCCCCTGGCTCGTCATCGGCCTCCCCGTCACCTTCAGCAACAACACGAAACCGTCCGGCGTGGAGGTCTTCGCCCGGGTTCCGCTGCGGGAGGACGAGGCCAACGTCCAGGCCCTCGTCGACGCCGCCCAGAGCGGCGCGCTGCCCGCCGTCGCCCTCGCCGTGGTGCCCGCGCTCATCGCCGCCGGCGGCGTCCTCCGGCCCGTACGCGAACTGCGCCGCGGCGCCCAGCGGATCACCGAGGGCGCGCTCGACACCCGTCTCAAGGTCACCGGCCGCGACGAACTCGCCGAACTCTCCCGGACGTTCAACGGCATGGCCGCCGCCCTGGAGGAGAACGTCGCCGAACTCCGCCGCATGGAGGCCAACGCGCGCCGCTTCGCCGCCGACGTCTCGCACGAGCTGCGCACGCCGCTGGCCGCCATGACGGCCGTCGTCGACGTGCTCGACGAGGACGCCGCCACCCTCGACCCGGACACCGCCCACGCCGTCCGGCTGATCAGCGAGGAGACCGGCAAGCTCGCCCGCATGGTCGAGGACCTGATGGAGATCTCCCGCTTCGACGCGGGCGCCGCCGCGCTCCACCTCGACGAGGTCGACGTCGCCGAGACCGTCCGCAAGACCCTCCAGGCCCGCAACTGGCAGGACGAGGTCGAGGCCGACCTGCCGGACGGCGTCCGCGCCCGGCTCGACACCCGGCGCATCGACGTCGTGGTGGCCAACCTCGTCGGCAACGCCCTGCGGCACGGCGGCGCCCCCGTCCACGTGGCGGTCCGTGCGGACCGTACGGCGGAACGGCTGCTCATCGAGGTCGCCGACCAGGGCCCGGGCATCGACCCCGAGGTGCTGCCGCACGTCTTCGACCGCTTCTACAAGGCCGACGCCGCCCGGGTCCGCTCCGAGGGCAGCGGCCTCGGCCTCGCCATCACGCTGGAGAACGTCCGGCTGCACCACGGAACCATCCGGGCCGCCAACCGGCCCGGCGGAGGCGCGGTGTTCACCGTCGACCTCCCCCTGCGCACAGGAGGTGACGAGGAGTGA
- a CDS encoding heavy metal translocating P-type ATPase, which produces MPSTTTGTSGTDRVELAIGGMTCASCAARVEKKLNRMDGVVATVNYATEKAQVTYDAGVTVADLVATVEATGYTAAPPAPARPADGGDEDTAGRAADGELRPLRERLITAVVLAVPVVVLSMVPALQFEYWQWLCLTLTAPVVTYAAWPFHRAAFTNARHGAATMDTLISLGTSAAFLWSLWALFLGHAGMPGMTHSFELTIARGDGAENIYLEAAAGVTAFILAGRYFEARSKRRAGAALRALLELGAKEVTVLRNGREVLIRTEELAVGDRFVVRPGEKIATDGTVVEGGSAVDASMLTGESVPVEVGVGDAVTGATINAGGRLVVEATRVGADTQLARMARLVEDAQNGKAAAQRLADRISAVFVPVVIALALGTLAFWLLSGAGLTAAFTAAVAVLIIACPCALGLATPTALMVGTGRGAQLGILIKGPEVLETTRGVDTIVLDKTGTVTTGRMTLLAVTAAAGTAEDEALRLAGALEHASEHPIARAVAAGATERVGTLPVPEDFANVPGLGVQGVVDGHAVLVGREKLLAEWAMSLPQELAAARDAAEAAGRTAVLVAWDGAPRAVLEVADAVKETSPEAVRRLRELGLTPILLTGDNRAVAEAVAAEVGIDEVIAEVLPEDKVAVVKRLQAEGRSVAMVGDGVNDAAALAQADLGLAMGTGTDAAIEAGDLTLVRGDLRAAADAIRLSRKTLGTIKTNLFWAFAYNVAALPLAAAGLLNPMIAGAAMAFSSVFVVGNSLRLRTFRAAE; this is translated from the coding sequence ATGCCCAGCACCACCACCGGGACATCCGGTACGGACCGCGTCGAACTCGCCATCGGCGGCATGACGTGCGCGTCGTGCGCGGCCCGCGTCGAGAAGAAGCTCAACCGCATGGACGGGGTGGTGGCCACCGTCAACTACGCCACCGAGAAGGCGCAGGTCACCTATGACGCCGGCGTCACGGTGGCCGACCTGGTCGCCACGGTCGAGGCGACGGGGTACACGGCGGCGCCGCCCGCGCCGGCCCGCCCCGCCGACGGGGGCGACGAGGACACGGCCGGCCGGGCGGCCGACGGCGAGTTGCGCCCGCTCCGCGAGCGGCTGATCACCGCCGTGGTGCTGGCGGTGCCGGTGGTGGTGCTGTCGATGGTCCCGGCGCTGCAGTTCGAGTACTGGCAGTGGCTGTGCCTCACCCTGACCGCGCCGGTCGTCACCTACGCGGCCTGGCCGTTCCACCGGGCCGCGTTCACCAACGCCCGGCACGGCGCGGCCACCATGGACACGCTGATCTCGCTCGGCACGTCGGCGGCGTTCCTGTGGTCGCTGTGGGCGCTGTTCCTCGGGCACGCGGGCATGCCCGGCATGACGCACTCCTTCGAGCTGACGATCGCGCGGGGCGACGGCGCCGAGAACATCTACCTGGAGGCGGCGGCGGGCGTGACCGCCTTCATCCTGGCCGGCCGCTACTTCGAGGCCCGGTCCAAGCGCCGGGCGGGCGCGGCGCTCCGGGCGCTGCTGGAGCTGGGCGCCAAGGAGGTCACCGTCCTCCGGAACGGCCGGGAGGTGCTGATCCGCACCGAGGAGCTGGCCGTGGGCGACCGCTTCGTCGTCCGGCCCGGCGAGAAGATCGCGACGGACGGCACGGTGGTCGAGGGCGGTTCGGCCGTGGACGCCTCGATGCTCACCGGTGAGTCGGTGCCGGTCGAGGTGGGCGTGGGCGACGCGGTCACCGGCGCCACGATCAACGCGGGCGGCCGACTGGTGGTCGAGGCCACCCGGGTCGGCGCCGACACCCAACTGGCGCGGATGGCCCGGCTGGTGGAGGACGCCCAGAACGGCAAGGCCGCGGCGCAGCGGCTCGCCGACCGGATCTCCGCCGTCTTCGTCCCCGTCGTCATCGCGCTCGCCCTGGGCACGCTGGCCTTCTGGCTGCTGAGCGGCGCCGGGCTGACCGCCGCGTTCACCGCCGCCGTGGCCGTCCTGATCATCGCCTGCCCGTGCGCCCTCGGGCTCGCGACCCCGACCGCGCTGATGGTCGGCACCGGGCGCGGCGCCCAGCTCGGCATCCTGATCAAGGGCCCGGAGGTGCTGGAGACCACCCGTGGCGTGGACACGATCGTGCTGGACAAGACGGGCACCGTCACCACCGGCCGGATGACCCTGCTGGCCGTCACCGCGGCGGCGGGCACGGCGGAGGACGAGGCGCTGCGGCTGGCCGGGGCGCTGGAGCACGCCTCCGAGCACCCGATCGCCCGGGCCGTGGCGGCGGGCGCGACCGAGCGGGTCGGCACGCTGCCGGTGCCGGAGGACTTCGCCAACGTCCCCGGGCTCGGGGTGCAGGGCGTGGTGGACGGGCACGCGGTGCTCGTGGGCCGGGAGAAGTTGCTCGCCGAGTGGGCCATGTCGCTGCCGCAGGAGCTGGCGGCGGCGCGGGACGCCGCCGAGGCGGCCGGCCGGACGGCGGTCCTGGTGGCCTGGGACGGCGCGCCGCGCGCGGTGCTGGAGGTCGCCGACGCGGTGAAGGAGACCAGCCCGGAGGCCGTGCGCCGGCTGCGCGAGCTGGGCCTGACCCCGATCCTGCTGACCGGTGACAACCGGGCGGTGGCCGAGGCCGTGGCCGCCGAGGTGGGCATCGACGAGGTGATCGCCGAGGTGCTGCCCGAGGACAAGGTGGCCGTCGTCAAGCGGCTGCAGGCCGAGGGCCGGTCGGTGGCCATGGTCGGCGACGGCGTCAACGACGCGGCGGCGCTGGCCCAGGCGGACCTCGGGCTGGCGATGGGCACGGGCACCGACGCGGCCATCGAGGCCGGCGACCTCACCCTCGTCCGGGGCGACCTGCGGGCGGCGGCGGACGCGATCCGGCTCTCGCGGAAGACGCTGGGCACCATCAAGACCAACCTGTTCTGGGCCTTCGCCTACAACGTGGCCGCCCTTCCGCTGGCCGCGGCCGGCCTCCTCAACCCGATGATCGCCGGCGCGGCGATGGCCTTCTCCTCGGTCTTCGTCGTCGGCAACAGCCTGCGGCTCCGGACCTTCCGCGCCGCCGAGTGA
- a CDS encoding cation transporter — protein MSTPNATAPTVTTTYAVTGMSCGHCESAVTEAVGALGAVRAVKVDVAAGRVTVTTAGEPDDAAVAEAVDDAGYELAGRV, from the coding sequence ATGTCGACGCCGAACGCCACCGCCCCCACCGTCACCACCACCTACGCGGTCACGGGCATGAGCTGCGGCCACTGCGAGTCCGCCGTCACCGAGGCGGTCGGAGCGCTCGGCGCCGTGCGGGCCGTGAAGGTCGACGTGGCCGCCGGGCGGGTCACCGTCACCACGGCCGGTGAGCCGGACGACGCGGCGGTGGCCGAGGCCGTGGACGACGCCGGGTACGAGCTCGCCGGCCGCGTCTGA
- a CDS encoding ABC transporter ATP-binding protein, with amino-acid sequence MSLTLTDVTLTYPDGQGRLTALDAVTLDVPRGSLTAVVGPSGSGKSSLLAVAATLVTPDAGTVTVDGTVTAGLSRGELGALRRRGIGIAFQQPNLLPSLTAVEQLQVMAHLDGRSPAKARGRAMELLDAVGLADVAHRRPNRLSGGQRQRVNIARALMNDPTVLLVDEPTSALDHERGAAVIDLLAALTRRRATATVLVTHDRTHLAAADRVAEVRDGRLRFPGAP; translated from the coding sequence ATGAGCCTCACGCTGACCGATGTCACCCTCACCTACCCCGACGGCCAGGGCCGGCTGACCGCCCTGGACGCGGTGACGCTCGACGTGCCCCGGGGCAGCCTGACCGCCGTGGTGGGCCCCTCGGGCTCCGGGAAGTCCAGCCTGCTGGCCGTCGCCGCCACCCTCGTCACCCCCGACGCGGGCACCGTCACCGTCGACGGCACCGTCACCGCCGGCCTGAGCCGCGGCGAGCTCGGCGCGCTGCGCCGCCGCGGGATCGGCATCGCCTTCCAGCAGCCCAACCTGCTGCCCTCCCTGACCGCCGTCGAACAGCTCCAGGTCATGGCCCATCTCGACGGCCGCTCCCCCGCCAAGGCGCGCGGCCGGGCCATGGAGCTGCTCGACGCCGTCGGCCTCGCCGACGTCGCGCACCGCCGTCCGAACCGGCTCTCCGGCGGGCAGCGCCAGCGCGTCAACATCGCCCGCGCCCTGATGAACGACCCCACCGTCCTCCTGGTCGACGAGCCCACCAGCGCCCTCGACCACGAGCGCGGCGCCGCCGTCATCGACCTGCTCGCCGCCCTCACCCGTCGGCGCGCGACCGCCACCGTCCTGGTGACCCACGACCGCACCCACCTCGCCGCGGCCGACCGGGTCGCGGAGGTGCGCGACGGACGGCTGCGCTTCCCCGGCGCGCCCTGA